The genomic stretch TAAAAATGATATATCAAGCAAAGAATGGTATCCGTATATTACTTCTTTCCATAAGCCTTATAAATTGGTATGCGATCTCTTCTATTCCGGAGCTAATACTGGTATTAAAGAGATTTCTGAATATCACTTTAATCAGATTATACCTAAACATATAAGACCGCTGTTGTTCTTTATACCTAAACATATAGCTTTATCATATGCAGCTGAACATATATTCCCTGATTTGTTTGACCCAGCACAGATAGAGATTATTAAAGCTAGAAGAAAACTTCTTGTAGTACATCTTACTAATTTTAATGATGACCCCGAAGTTATTGAGCTTGCTGTACTTTCTTGGGCTACGCTTTTACTTGAGTCTATTACTCATATAAGATCCTCTATGGAGATAACTAAATCTATTAAAGATGGTGAGATTTATACTGAGTTTGTACTTAAATGGTAATTAAAAATTTTATTTAATAAAAATCATAAAAGGGCAGAAAATGTTTCTGTCCTTTTTTATTAAAAAAATTTAATACTAAAAAAATAATAATAAAATATTATTGTTATATAATAGAATATCATATATAATAATACTGTCATTAGAATGAAAGGATTTAATTTATGAATAAATTTTTAAGCAGCAAGGCTAATTCCATAGAACCTTATACTCCGGGAGAACAGCCTAGAGATAAAAAATATATAAAATTAAATACAAATGAATCTCCATATCCTCCTTCTCCTCTTGTTAAAAAAGCTATATCTGAGAGTAATTTTGATGATTTAAGACTTTATCCAGACCCTAATGTATATGAACTAAAAAAAGAGATAGCAAAGAGATATAACACAAAAGAAAATAATATATTTATAGGAAACGGCTCTGATGAGATACTTGCTTTTTCATTTATAGCTTTCTTTGATAAAGGAGATAAAATTTATTATCCTAATATTACATATAGTTTTTATTCTGTATATTCAAGTCTTTTTGATTTAGAAGAAAAAAAAATACCTCTTAAAGATGATTTTACTATAGATATTAATGATTATAAAAATTTAGATTCCGGAATATTTATAGCCAATCCTAATGCTCCTACTGGAATATATTTAACACTTCCTCAAATAGAAGAGATTGTAAAAAGCAACAAAGATAATATTGTAATAATAGATGAGGCTTATATTGATTTTGCTTTTGATGAGAGTGCATCATCATTAATAGATAAATACGATAATCTGCTTGTAATACAAACTTTTTCAAAATCGAGATGTTTGGCAGGTATGCGTTTAGGATTTGCTTTCGGTAATGAAAATCTTATTCAAGGGCTTAAAAATATAAAGTATTCTTTTAATTCTTATACCATAAACAGGCTTTCAATACTGGCAGGTATAGAAGCTATAAAAGATGAAAAATATTTTAAAGATACTGTTTCAAAAATTATTAAAACAAGAGAAAATACAAAAAAAGAGCTTAAACTTTTGGGTTTTAATGTACTTGATTCAAGGTCAAATTTTTTATTTGTATCTCATAAAAATGTATTTGCTGAAGATATTTATTTAAAATTAAAAGATAGTGGAATATTGGTAAGATATTTTAAATCTGATATTATAAATAATTATATAAGAGTAACAATAGGTACTGATGAAGAGATGAGTACATTTATAGAAAATATAAAGCAAATAGTAAAAAATTAATTGAGTTTTAATTTTTTACTTAATGCATCGCTTATATCTTTAGTTCCTTTAGCTCCTACAGCGGTGAGGAAGAATTTTTTATTTGAAAGTTTTTCATCTATAACTTCATTAACTATTTT from Brachyspira murdochii DSM 12563 encodes the following:
- the hisC gene encoding histidinol-phosphate transaminase, with translation MNKFLSSKANSIEPYTPGEQPRDKKYIKLNTNESPYPPSPLVKKAISESNFDDLRLYPDPNVYELKKEIAKRYNTKENNIFIGNGSDEILAFSFIAFFDKGDKIYYPNITYSFYSVYSSLFDLEEKKIPLKDDFTIDINDYKNLDSGIFIANPNAPTGIYLTLPQIEEIVKSNKDNIVIIDEAYIDFAFDESASSLIDKYDNLLVIQTFSKSRCLAGMRLGFAFGNENLIQGLKNIKYSFNSYTINRLSILAGIEAIKDEKYFKDTVSKIIKTRENTKKELKLLGFNVLDSRSNFLFVSHKNVFAEDIYLKLKDSGILVRYFKSDIINNYIRVTIGTDEEMSTFIENIKQIVKN